One genomic segment of Desulfovibrio aminophilus includes these proteins:
- a CDS encoding helix-turn-helix domain-containing protein: MPKNKKKCDENLERWFNEVLERIKKATGARTQVQLAEVLDVRQSSISDAKRRCSVPADWFLKLFRSHGLSPDWLAQGTEPVYLNPNRGKVAADALLREAPAPYGKPHSRSRVVPVCSMAAPKNGGPAWEPLPVDDLAIPESFHRDSLVVVKMDSTGMEPIICRGSFVGIDTAQKQCPDGDFTAVYFPKQGLLVRRVYFQNGEYVLRAEKDYSDIVIPAEEMKDRIVGRVTWVLQNITPM, encoded by the coding sequence ATGCCCAAGAATAAGAAGAAGTGCGACGAAAACCTCGAACGCTGGTTCAACGAGGTTCTCGAGCGCATCAAGAAGGCCACCGGGGCGCGGACCCAGGTGCAGCTGGCGGAGGTCCTGGACGTCCGGCAGTCGAGCATCTCGGACGCCAAGCGCCGCTGCTCGGTGCCCGCCGACTGGTTCCTCAAGCTCTTCCGCAGCCACGGCCTCTCGCCGGACTGGCTGGCCCAGGGCACGGAGCCGGTCTACCTGAACCCCAACCGCGGCAAGGTGGCCGCCGACGCGCTGCTGCGTGAAGCTCCCGCGCCCTACGGCAAGCCCCACTCCCGCAGCCGCGTGGTGCCGGTCTGTTCCATGGCCGCGCCCAAGAACGGCGGTCCCGCCTGGGAGCCGCTGCCCGTGGACGACTTGGCCATCCCCGAGAGCTTCCACCGCGACAGCCTGGTGGTGGTCAAGATGGACTCCACCGGCATGGAGCCGATCATCTGCCGGGGCTCCTTCGTGGGCATCGACACGGCCCAGAAGCAGTGCCCGGACGGCGACTTCACCGCCGTCTACTTCCCCAAGCAGGGACTCCTCGTCCGCCGCGTCTACTTCCAGAACGGCGAGTACGTCCTGCGCGCGGAGAAGGACTATTCCGACATCGTCATCCCCGCCGAGGAGATGAAGGACCGCATCGTGGGCCGTGTGACCTGGGTGCTCCAGAACATCACCCCGATGTAG
- the panB gene encoding 3-methyl-2-oxobutanoate hydroxymethyltransferase gives MSKQLTAPDIQALKGRRKIVAVTAYDYPTGCIADAAEPDVVLVGDSLGMVVMGLPDTLSVTMEDMLHHCRCAARGVSHALLVGDLPFLSYQAGVEQAVLNAGRFLKEGDARAVKLEGGRAVLPQVRAIVAAGIPVMGHIGLTPQHIAGFGGFKAQGKTAEAARILLEDARALADAGCFALTLEAVPREVARLVTEAVAIPTIGIGAGPDTDGQVLVFHDLLGLFDRFVPKFVKQYAQLFGPAVEAVRTYAEEVRQGTFPGPEHTTPMDSKELERLTD, from the coding sequence ATGTCCAAGCAACTCACCGCCCCGGACATCCAGGCCCTCAAGGGCCGCCGCAAGATCGTGGCCGTCACGGCCTACGACTATCCCACGGGCTGCATCGCGGACGCCGCCGAGCCGGACGTCGTGCTCGTGGGCGACTCCCTGGGCATGGTCGTCATGGGCCTGCCCGACACCCTGTCCGTGACCATGGAGGACATGCTCCACCACTGCCGCTGCGCCGCGCGCGGCGTCAGCCACGCCCTGCTGGTGGGCGACCTGCCCTTCCTCTCCTACCAGGCGGGCGTGGAGCAGGCCGTGCTGAACGCCGGACGCTTCCTCAAGGAAGGCGACGCCCGGGCCGTGAAGCTGGAGGGCGGCCGGGCCGTGCTGCCCCAGGTGCGGGCCATCGTGGCCGCGGGCATCCCGGTCATGGGCCACATCGGACTCACGCCCCAGCACATCGCCGGGTTCGGCGGGTTCAAGGCCCAGGGCAAGACCGCCGAAGCCGCGCGCATCCTCTTGGAGGACGCCCGGGCCCTGGCCGACGCGGGCTGCTTCGCCCTGACCCTGGAGGCCGTGCCCCGCGAGGTGGCCCGGCTCGTCACCGAGGCCGTGGCCATTCCGACCATCGGCATCGGTGCGGGGCCGGACACCGACGGCCAGGTCCTGGTCTTCCACGACCTGCTCGGCCTGTTCGACCGCTTCGTGCCCAAGTTCGTGAAGCAGTACGCCCAGCTCTTCGGACCGGCGGTGGAGGCCGTGCGGACCTACGCCGAGGAGGTGCGCCAGGGGACCTTCCCGGGCCCCGAGCACACCACTCCCATGGACTCCAAGGAACTGGAACGGCTCACGGACTGA
- a CDS encoding efflux transporter outer membrane subunit, with protein MSPRRCLAGLLLALACAGCAAVGPDYARPVIEAPGTFSEAATATAEAPNLEMAAWWRGFGDPVLDSLMERAARANLDLEQARARVVQARAALRGARGGLWPTLEGSGAITRSKESRNAVEGASYSSGKTSTLSQAGFDASWELDLFGRARRNVESAQASLEAGREDLHNALLTLLGDVADSYIGLRSSQSRLAIARANLEAQRQTVDVTRARWRAGLVSWLDVARAESQRAATEADIPSLESAVKQAMHRLAILLGQAPGTLTAELAPVRPLPEPGEALLATGLPAQLLARRPDLRASERRLAAASAEIGVATADLYPSFDLTLGLGLQSAGSKTLVSSASRYWSIVPGVTLPIFSGGSTLAAVEQKRAAYDEALAAYRAAFLTALEDVENALASSSAQSARRVSLTEAERAAEESVSLARERYAKGLVNFLDVLSAQDTLYAVQDSLDQCRADQLTALVALYKALGGGWAAESAAQAEDGAAVGPRPAPRAEAAAAPGP; from the coding sequence GTGAGTCCCCGGCGCTGTCTGGCGGGCCTGCTCCTGGCCCTGGCCTGCGCGGGCTGCGCGGCCGTGGGCCCGGATTACGCCCGGCCCGTGATCGAGGCCCCCGGGACGTTCAGCGAGGCGGCCACGGCCACGGCCGAGGCCCCGAACCTGGAAATGGCCGCCTGGTGGAGGGGCTTCGGCGACCCGGTCCTGGACAGCCTCATGGAGCGGGCCGCGCGCGCCAACCTGGACCTGGAGCAGGCCCGGGCGCGCGTGGTCCAGGCCCGGGCGGCCCTGCGGGGCGCCCGCGGCGGCCTGTGGCCCACGCTGGAGGGCTCGGGCGCGATCACCCGCAGCAAGGAGAGCAGGAACGCCGTGGAGGGCGCGTCCTATTCCAGCGGCAAGACGAGCACGCTCTCCCAGGCCGGGTTCGACGCCTCCTGGGAGCTGGACCTCTTCGGCCGCGCGCGGCGGAACGTGGAGTCGGCCCAGGCCTCCCTGGAGGCCGGACGGGAGGATCTGCACAACGCCCTGCTCACGCTCCTGGGCGACGTGGCCGACTCCTACATCGGCCTGCGCTCGTCCCAGAGCCGCCTGGCCATCGCCAGGGCCAACCTGGAGGCCCAGCGCCAGACCGTGGACGTCACCCGGGCGCGCTGGCGGGCCGGGCTGGTGAGCTGGCTGGACGTGGCCCGGGCCGAGTCCCAGCGGGCCGCCACCGAGGCCGACATCCCCAGCCTGGAGTCCGCGGTCAAGCAGGCCATGCACCGCCTGGCCATCCTCCTGGGTCAGGCCCCGGGAACGCTCACGGCCGAGCTGGCCCCGGTCCGGCCCCTGCCCGAACCGGGCGAGGCCCTGCTCGCTACCGGCCTGCCCGCGCAACTGCTCGCCCGGCGGCCGGACCTGCGCGCCTCCGAGCGCAGGCTGGCGGCGGCCTCGGCCGAGATCGGCGTGGCCACGGCCGACCTCTATCCGAGCTTCGACCTGACCCTGGGCCTGGGCCTGCAGAGCGCGGGGAGCAAGACCCTCGTGAGCAGCGCCAGTCGCTACTGGTCCATCGTGCCGGGCGTCACGCTGCCGATCTTCTCCGGCGGCTCGACCCTGGCCGCCGTCGAACAGAAGCGCGCCGCCTACGACGAGGCCCTGGCCGCCTACCGGGCGGCCTTCCTGACCGCTCTGGAGGATGTGGAGAACGCCCTGGCCTCTTCCTCCGCCCAGAGCGCCCGCCGGGTCTCCCTGACCGAGGCCGAGCGCGCGGCCGAAGAGAGCGTGTCCCTGGCCCGCGAACGCTACGCCAAGGGCCTGGTGAATTTCCTGGACGTGCTCTCGGCCCAGGACACGCTCTACGCCGTCCAGGACAGCCTGGACCAGTGCCGGGCCGACCAGCTCACCGCCCTGGTGGCGCTCTACAAGGCCCTGGGGGGCGGCTGGGCCGCCGAGTCCGCGGCCCAGGCCGAGGACGGCGCGGCCGTCGGCCCCCGCCCCGCCCCCCGGGCGGAAGCGGCGGCCGCTCCCGGCCCCTGA
- a CDS encoding efflux RND transporter periplasmic adaptor subunit, producing the protein MTLRNKILPLLALGGLALAVSVALRSQRVTPPAQPVAQPSRAPFAAYVGGSGIVEASSDNIAVGTPVGGVVRAVAVKVGRRVAAGDLLFEIDDRDRRAELAQKQAALAKARASLEEAEASCRDYETQYRLVSTVTDPRAVSLDDLEKRRNAMYLYRAKVKSAQADVAVAEADLAAARTALDLLGVRAPIDGEILQVNVRPGEYAAAGVLDTPLLRLGDMDTLHVRVDIDENDAWRFEPGARAVAFLRGNRDFKVFLDYVRTEPYVRPKTQLSGSSTEQVDTRVLQVVYAFRRADLPAAYVGQQVDAFIEARPIVSSMQAEANATAVESVPASAGGTELPAGGAAGAGTPAGAGG; encoded by the coding sequence ATGACCCTGCGCAACAAGATCCTGCCCCTCCTGGCCCTCGGCGGGCTGGCCCTGGCCGTGTCCGTGGCCCTGCGCTCCCAGCGCGTCACGCCTCCGGCCCAGCCCGTGGCCCAGCCCTCGCGCGCGCCGTTCGCCGCCTATGTCGGCGGCTCGGGCATCGTGGAGGCCAGTTCGGACAACATCGCCGTGGGCACGCCCGTGGGCGGCGTGGTCCGCGCCGTGGCCGTGAAGGTGGGCCGGCGGGTGGCCGCCGGGGACCTCCTGTTCGAGATCGACGACCGCGACCGGCGGGCCGAGTTGGCCCAGAAGCAGGCCGCCCTGGCCAAGGCCCGGGCCTCCCTGGAGGAGGCCGAGGCGAGCTGCCGGGACTACGAGACCCAGTACCGGCTCGTGAGCACCGTCACCGACCCCAGGGCTGTGAGCCTGGACGACCTGGAGAAGCGGCGCAACGCCATGTACCTCTACCGGGCCAAGGTGAAGAGCGCCCAGGCCGACGTGGCCGTGGCCGAGGCCGACCTGGCCGCCGCGCGCACGGCCCTGGACCTGCTCGGCGTGCGCGCGCCCATCGACGGCGAGATCCTGCAGGTCAACGTGCGGCCCGGCGAATACGCCGCCGCCGGGGTCCTGGACACCCCGCTCCTGCGCCTGGGCGACATGGACACCCTGCACGTGCGCGTGGACATCGACGAGAACGACGCCTGGCGCTTCGAGCCCGGGGCCCGGGCCGTGGCCTTCCTGCGCGGCAACCGCGACTTCAAGGTCTTCCTGGACTACGTGCGTACCGAACCCTACGTGCGGCCCAAGACCCAGCTCTCCGGCAGCAGCACCGAGCAGGTGGACACCCGCGTGCTCCAGGTGGTCTACGCCTTCCGCCGCGCGGACCTGCCAGCGGCCTACGTGGGGCAGCAGGTGGACGCCTTCATCGAGGCCCGGCCCATCGTCTCCTCCATGCAGGCCGAGGCCAACGCCACGGCCGTCGAATCCGTTCCGGCCTCGGCCGGAGGAACGGAACTCCCGGCGGGAGGCGCGGCCGGGGCCGGGACTCCGGCGGGAGCGGGCGGGTGA
- a CDS encoding ABC transporter ATP-binding protein codes for MTSSTPWAVRCAGLTKSYGSKENRVFALRGVDLEAAPGELLMLVGPSGCGKTTLISVVAGILDRDEGLCELFGQDPRELSGRERVAFRGRNIGFVFQAFNLIPSLSALENVSIPLLILGKRRGEAEARAAEALGQVGLGDRVRSLPAQLSGGQQQRVAVARALVHDPRLAVCDEPTSALDHRTGMQVMETLRSLATGNGRTLIIVTHDARIFGCADRIAHMDDGRIERIETAAARNTA; via the coding sequence GTGACCAGCTCCACGCCCTGGGCCGTGCGCTGCGCGGGCCTGACCAAGTCCTACGGATCGAAGGAGAACCGGGTGTTCGCCTTGCGCGGGGTGGACCTCGAGGCGGCCCCCGGCGAACTGCTCATGCTCGTGGGCCCCTCGGGCTGCGGCAAGACCACGCTCATCTCCGTGGTGGCCGGGATTCTCGACCGCGACGAGGGGCTCTGCGAACTCTTCGGCCAGGACCCGCGCGAATTGTCCGGCCGCGAGCGGGTGGCCTTCCGGGGCCGGAACATCGGCTTCGTGTTCCAGGCCTTCAACCTCATTCCCAGCCTGAGCGCCCTGGAGAACGTCTCCATCCCGCTGCTCATCCTCGGGAAGCGCCGCGGGGAGGCCGAGGCCCGGGCCGCCGAGGCCCTGGGCCAGGTGGGCCTGGGGGACCGGGTCCGCTCCCTGCCCGCCCAGCTCTCCGGCGGCCAGCAGCAGCGCGTGGCCGTGGCCCGGGCCCTGGTCCACGATCCCCGCCTGGCGGTCTGCGACGAGCCCACCAGCGCCCTGGACCACCGGACCGGCATGCAGGTCATGGAGACCCTGCGCTCCCTGGCCACGGGCAACGGCCGGACGCTCATCATCGTGACCCACGACGCGCGCATTTTCGGCTGCGCCGACCGCATCGCGCACATGGACGACGGCCGCATCGAGCGCATCGAGACGGCCGCCGCGAGGAACACCGCATGA
- a CDS encoding FtsX-like permease family protein, which produces MFRIAWKMLLGDCGKYAGIITGIALASVIMIQQPGMLLSMLAHTYSFITDVSLPGIWVMDPQVKHVDDARNMQDTQLYRVRGVAGVDWAVPLYKGSQKVRLDTGESVACTLLGLDDATLIGGPAVMVQGRLEDLRRPEAIIVDEAGATGRLARPPSTPGGRPLPVRVGDILEINDHRAVVVGIAKATPAFMGHPTIYTTYNRAKSFALTERKNLAFVLAQAKPGEDPALVARRIEAQTGLLACTASEFKEKSLSYMIKNTNVLINFGFVVLVGFVIGAAVTGQIFYNFTLDNLRHFGVFKAMGAGSRMLVLMILLQALSVGLIGFGLGSGLTAAFAAGMKGGNGPSMDLSWQLLLGSGGAVLLIVLAAALVSIRKVLRLEPAVVFKG; this is translated from the coding sequence ATGTTTCGCATTGCCTGGAAAATGCTTTTGGGGGACTGCGGCAAGTACGCGGGAATCATCACCGGCATCGCCCTGGCCTCGGTCATCATGATCCAGCAGCCGGGCATGCTCCTGTCCATGCTGGCCCACACCTACAGCTTCATCACCGACGTGTCCCTGCCCGGAATCTGGGTCATGGACCCGCAGGTGAAGCACGTGGACGACGCCCGCAACATGCAGGACACCCAGCTCTACCGCGTGCGCGGCGTGGCCGGGGTGGACTGGGCCGTGCCGCTCTACAAGGGCTCCCAGAAGGTCCGCCTGGACACCGGCGAGAGCGTGGCCTGCACCCTCCTCGGACTGGACGACGCCACGCTCATCGGCGGCCCGGCGGTCATGGTCCAGGGCCGCCTGGAGGACCTGCGCCGGCCCGAGGCCATCATCGTGGACGAGGCCGGGGCCACGGGCCGCCTGGCGCGTCCGCCGTCCACCCCCGGCGGACGGCCCTTGCCGGTCCGGGTCGGCGACATCCTGGAGATCAACGACCACCGGGCCGTGGTGGTGGGCATCGCCAAGGCCACGCCCGCGTTCATGGGCCACCCGACCATCTACACCACCTACAACCGGGCCAAGTCCTTCGCGCTCACCGAGCGCAAGAACCTGGCCTTCGTCCTGGCCCAGGCCAAGCCCGGGGAGGACCCGGCCCTGGTTGCCCGGCGGATCGAGGCCCAGACCGGGCTGCTGGCCTGCACCGCCTCGGAGTTCAAGGAGAAGTCCCTCTCGTACATGATCAAGAACACCAACGTGCTCATCAATTTCGGCTTCGTGGTCCTGGTCGGCTTCGTCATCGGCGCGGCGGTCACGGGCCAGATCTTCTACAACTTCACCCTGGACAACCTGCGCCACTTCGGCGTGTTCAAGGCCATGGGCGCGGGCAGCCGCATGCTCGTGCTCATGATCCTGCTCCAGGCCCTCAGCGTGGGGCTCATCGGCTTCGGCCTGGGCTCCGGCCTGACGGCGGCCTTCGCGGCCGGGATGAAGGGCGGCAACGGCCCGTCCATGGACCTCTCCTGGCAGCTCCTGCTGGGCAGCGGCGGGGCGGTGCTGCTCATCGTCCTGGCCGCCGCCCTGGTGAGCATCCGCAAGGTGCTCCGCCTCGAACCCGCCGTGGTCTTCAAGGGCTGA
- a CDS encoding HyaD/HybD family hydrogenase maturation endopeptidase has translation MENRNNRILVLGVGNILRRDEGVGVHAVELLERDYGFSENVTLLDGGTQGMLLMGPIMEADALVVADAVLGGGEPGSIYRLTGADLTLRIDPGKSPHQADLLDTLTYCEVLGALPEVVVLGVEPQDMDGVGLELTPVVARRLPDLARLLLREIERLGGAWTPAESGDAARDAG, from the coding sequence ATGGAGAACAGAAACAATCGCATTCTGGTGCTGGGCGTGGGCAACATCCTGCGCCGGGACGAGGGCGTGGGCGTGCACGCCGTGGAGCTGCTGGAGCGGGACTACGGCTTCTCGGAGAACGTGACGCTCCTGGACGGCGGCACCCAGGGCATGCTCCTCATGGGCCCGATCATGGAGGCCGACGCCCTGGTGGTGGCCGACGCCGTGCTCGGCGGCGGGGAGCCCGGCTCCATCTACCGGCTCACGGGCGCGGACCTGACCCTGCGCATCGATCCGGGCAAGTCCCCGCACCAGGCCGACCTCCTGGACACCCTGACCTATTGCGAGGTGCTCGGCGCGCTGCCGGAAGTGGTGGTCCTGGGCGTGGAGCCCCAGGACATGGACGGCGTGGGCCTGGAACTGACGCCCGTGGTGGCCCGCCGCCTGCCGGACCTGGCCCGGCTCCTGCTGCGCGAGATCGAACGCCTGGGCGGGGCCTGGACCCCGGCGGAGTCCGGGGACGCGGCCCGCGACGCGGGCTGA
- a CDS encoding ribonucleoside triphosphate reductase — MPQSAENLVTDLPSLEAVRAAGLVPLRPVTPPTHVRKRNGSVIPFNAEKIVSAIRRAGAATGDFAEDEARLLTAQVVKVLSHRYAGGTPDIERIQDAVEQALISANHFRTMRSYSVYREQRAKLRQDQKTVVDVAASVNEYLDRQDWRVNANANQGYSLGGLILNVSGKVTANYWLNHVYPPEVGRAHREGDLHIHDLDMLSGYCAGWSLRTLLNEGLNGVPGKVEATAPKHLSSAVGQIVNFLGTLQNEWAGAQAFSSFDTYMAPFLRKDKLPYDDVLQCIQELIYNLNVPSRWGTQTPFTNLTFDWTCPDDLKDQHPVIGGKEMPFTYGELQPEMDMINRAYIEVMTAGDAKGRVFTFPIPTYNITKDFPWDGPNVDLLFEMTAKYGLPYFQNFVNSDLEPNMVRSMCCRLQLDLRELLKRGNGLFGSAEQTGSLGVVTINCARLGYLHRGDRVGLYAALDALLETSRVSLEIKRKEIQRRMDAGLFPYTKRYLGSLRNHFSTIGLNGVNEMIRNFTGGAEDITSEAGYEMAVRFLDHVRERITAFQEETGHLFNLEATPAEGTTYRFAKEDRRRYPDILQAGTDDQPYYTNSSQLPVGFTDDPFEALARQETLQRKYTGGTVLHLYMGERVSSAAACKALVRKSLSRFALPYITITPTFSICPSHGYLDGEHQTCPTCAEVGTEQPCEIWTRVMGYYRPRSAFNIGKKGEYDERVCFNEPAHEALA, encoded by the coding sequence ATGCCTCAATCCGCCGAAAATCTCGTCACCGACCTGCCCAGCCTGGAGGCCGTCCGCGCCGCCGGACTCGTGCCCCTGCGCCCCGTCACCCCGCCCACCCACGTCCGCAAGCGCAACGGCTCGGTGATTCCCTTCAACGCCGAGAAGATCGTCTCGGCCATCCGCCGCGCGGGCGCGGCCACCGGCGACTTCGCCGAGGACGAGGCCCGGCTGCTCACCGCCCAGGTGGTCAAGGTCCTCTCCCACCGCTACGCGGGCGGCACCCCGGACATCGAACGCATCCAGGACGCCGTGGAGCAGGCCCTCATCTCGGCCAACCATTTCCGGACCATGCGGTCGTACAGCGTCTACCGCGAACAGCGGGCCAAGCTGCGCCAGGACCAGAAGACCGTGGTGGACGTGGCCGCCTCGGTGAACGAATACCTCGACCGCCAGGACTGGCGGGTGAACGCCAACGCCAACCAGGGCTATTCCCTGGGCGGGCTCATCCTGAACGTCTCCGGCAAGGTCACGGCCAACTACTGGCTGAACCACGTCTATCCGCCCGAGGTGGGCCGGGCCCACCGCGAGGGCGACCTGCACATCCACGACCTGGACATGCTCTCCGGCTACTGCGCGGGCTGGTCCCTGCGCACCCTGCTCAACGAGGGACTCAACGGCGTGCCCGGCAAGGTCGAGGCCACCGCGCCCAAGCACCTCTCCAGCGCCGTGGGCCAGATCGTCAACTTCCTCGGCACGCTCCAGAACGAGTGGGCCGGGGCCCAGGCCTTCAGCTCCTTCGACACCTACATGGCCCCCTTCCTGCGCAAGGACAAGCTGCCCTACGACGACGTGCTCCAGTGCATCCAGGAGCTGATCTACAACCTGAACGTGCCCTCGCGCTGGGGCACCCAGACCCCGTTCACCAACCTGACCTTCGACTGGACCTGCCCGGACGACCTCAAGGACCAGCACCCGGTCATCGGCGGCAAGGAGATGCCCTTCACCTACGGCGAGCTCCAGCCCGAGATGGACATGATCAACCGGGCCTACATCGAGGTCATGACCGCGGGCGACGCCAAGGGCCGGGTCTTCACCTTCCCCATCCCGACCTACAACATCACCAAGGACTTCCCCTGGGACGGTCCCAACGTGGACCTGCTCTTCGAGATGACCGCCAAGTACGGCCTGCCGTACTTCCAGAACTTCGTGAACTCCGACCTGGAGCCGAACATGGTCCGCTCCATGTGCTGCCGCCTCCAGCTCGACCTGCGCGAGCTGCTCAAGCGCGGCAACGGCCTGTTCGGCAGCGCCGAGCAGACCGGCTCCCTGGGCGTGGTCACGATCAACTGCGCGCGCCTGGGCTACCTGCACAGGGGCGACCGCGTGGGCCTCTACGCCGCCCTGGACGCCCTCCTGGAGACCTCCCGCGTGAGCCTGGAGATCAAGCGCAAGGAGATCCAGCGCCGCATGGACGCCGGGCTCTTCCCCTACACCAAGCGCTACCTCGGCTCCCTGCGCAACCACTTCTCCACCATCGGACTCAACGGCGTGAACGAGATGATCCGCAACTTCACCGGCGGCGCCGAGGACATCACCAGCGAGGCGGGCTACGAGATGGCCGTGCGCTTCCTGGACCACGTGCGGGAGCGGATCACCGCCTTCCAGGAGGAGACCGGGCACCTCTTCAACCTGGAGGCCACCCCGGCCGAGGGCACCACCTACCGCTTCGCCAAGGAGGACCGCCGCCGCTACCCGGACATCCTCCAGGCCGGGACCGATGACCAGCCCTACTACACCAACTCCAGCCAGCTGCCCGTGGGCTTCACCGACGACCCCTTCGAGGCCCTGGCCCGCCAGGAGACGCTCCAGCGCAAGTACACCGGCGGCACGGTGCTGCACCTCTACATGGGCGAGCGGGTCTCCAGCGCGGCGGCCTGCAAGGCCCTGGTGCGCAAGTCCCTGTCGCGCTTCGCCCTGCCCTACATCACCATCACGCCGACCTTCTCCATCTGCCCGTCCCACGGCTACCTGGACGGCGAGCACCAGACCTGCCCCACCTGCGCCGAGGTTGGGACCGAGCAGCCCTGCGAGATCTGGACCCGGGTCATGGGCTACTACCGACCCCGCTCGGCCTTCAACATCGGCAAGAAGGGCGAGTACGACGAGCGGGTCTGCTTCAACGAGCCCGCCCACGAGGCCCTGGCGTGA
- a CDS encoding anaerobic ribonucleoside-triphosphate reductase activating protein: MSPAPAAALTVAGVTPLSSVDYPGGVLAAVVFLRGCSWRCPYCQNAGLRDAGLRDPGDTTWAEVTDWLKTRRGLLDAVVFTGGEPLLWPGLEQAARAARALGFKVGLHTSGMAPAALERVLPLLDWVGLDLKAPRAAYARVTGQDGSADAAWKGLGLLRRSPVALELRTTWHPDVLSEDELLDLARELAALETGDWVIQAFQPQGCEDEALAAPGRVRLPEGLLDRLRGVLPGFTVGVRE; this comes from the coding sequence GTGAGCCCCGCCCCGGCGGCCGCGCTGACGGTGGCCGGGGTCACGCCGCTCAGCAGCGTGGACTATCCCGGCGGCGTGCTCGCCGCCGTGGTCTTCCTGCGCGGCTGTTCCTGGCGCTGCCCCTACTGCCAGAACGCGGGCCTGCGCGACGCGGGTCTGCGCGACCCCGGCGACACGACCTGGGCCGAGGTGACCGACTGGCTGAAAACCCGGCGCGGGTTGCTGGACGCGGTGGTCTTCACCGGCGGCGAGCCCCTGCTCTGGCCCGGCCTGGAGCAGGCGGCCCGCGCCGCGCGGGCGCTGGGCTTCAAGGTCGGCCTGCACACCTCGGGCATGGCCCCGGCGGCCCTGGAGCGCGTCCTGCCCCTGCTCGACTGGGTGGGGCTGGACCTGAAGGCCCCGCGCGCGGCCTATGCCCGCGTCACGGGCCAGGACGGCAGCGCGGACGCGGCCTGGAAGGGCCTCGGCCTGCTGCGCCGGAGCCCGGTGGCCCTGGAACTGCGCACCACCTGGCACCCGGACGTGCTCTCGGAAGACGAACTCCTGGACCTGGCCCGCGAACTGGCGGCCCTGGAGACCGGCGACTGGGTCATCCAGGCCTTCCAGCCGCAGGGCTGCGAGGACGAGGCCCTGGCGGCCCCGGGCCGGGTGCGGCTGCCGGAGGGGCTGCTGGACCGCCTGCGGGGGGTGCTGCCGGGGTTCACGGTCGGGGTGAGGGAGTAA
- the dsrP gene encoding sulfate reduction electron transfer complex DsrMKJOP subunit DsrP, with protein sequence MLERALKGSPRYYGWLALLLVIIAGCGTAYIYQLVNGLKITGMSRDVSWGFYIAQFTYLVGLAASGVMIVLPYYFHHYKKFKHMVIFGEFMAIGAVVMCLGFIVVDIGQPQRMLNVLLHPTPNSILFWDMVVLNGYLLLNIVAGWVSLETDRLRLPHPSWLKPVVYVSIIWAFSIHTVTAFLYQGLPGRHYWLTAILAARFLASAFCSGPAILMLVMLITERVTTFKMPKDGIKTLAKIITYAMCVNIFFFLLEVFTAFYSNIPGHMHSIAYLFVGAHGHTELVPWMWTFAILAVASLALLVPPQLRDNHKLLPFSLAILVVATWIDKGLGLLIGGFNPNPFEQISPYWPTGPELMVSLMVYATGALVVTILFKIATDVKAEMGVAQKLPCGCSSEDGCKCAGEAEAA encoded by the coding sequence ATGCTCGAACGTGCACTCAAGGGGAGCCCCAGATACTACGGCTGGCTGGCGCTGCTGCTGGTGATCATCGCCGGTTGCGGCACGGCCTACATCTATCAGTTGGTCAACGGCCTGAAGATCACCGGCATGAGCCGCGACGTGTCCTGGGGATTCTACATCGCCCAGTTCACCTACCTCGTCGGCCTCGCCGCCTCGGGCGTCATGATCGTGCTGCCGTACTACTTCCACCACTACAAGAAATTCAAGCACATGGTGATCTTCGGCGAGTTCATGGCCATCGGCGCCGTGGTCATGTGCCTGGGCTTCATCGTGGTGGACATCGGCCAGCCGCAGCGCATGCTGAACGTGCTCCTGCACCCCACGCCGAACTCCATCCTGTTCTGGGACATGGTCGTGCTCAACGGCTACCTGCTCCTGAACATCGTGGCCGGCTGGGTCAGCCTGGAGACCGACCGCCTGCGTCTGCCCCATCCCTCGTGGCTCAAGCCCGTGGTCTACGTCTCCATCATCTGGGCCTTCTCGATCCACACGGTGACGGCCTTCCTGTACCAGGGCCTTCCGGGCCGCCACTACTGGCTCACCGCCATCCTGGCCGCCCGCTTCCTGGCCTCGGCCTTCTGCTCCGGACCGGCGATCCTCATGCTGGTCATGCTCATCACGGAGCGGGTCACCACCTTCAAGATGCCCAAGGACGGCATCAAGACCCTGGCCAAGATCATCACCTACGCCATGTGCGTGAACATCTTCTTCTTCCTGCTGGAAGTGTTCACGGCCTTCTACTCCAACATCCCGGGCCACATGCACTCCATCGCCTATCTCTTCGTGGGCGCGCATGGACACACCGAGCTGGTGCCCTGGATGTGGACCTTCGCGATCCTGGCGGTGGCCAGCCTGGCGCTGCTCGTTCCGCCGCAGCTGCGCGACAACCACAAGCTGCTGCCGTTCTCCCTGGCCATCCTGGTGGTCGCCACCTGGATCGACAAGGGCCTGGGCCTGTTGATCGGCGGCTTCAACCCCAACCCCTTCGAGCAGATCTCGCCCTACTGGCCCACCGGCCCGGAGCTGATGGTCTCGCTCATGGTCTACGCCACCGGCGCGCTCGTGGTCACGATCCTGTTCAAGATCGCCACGGACGTGAAGGCCGAGATGGGCGTGGCCCAGAAGCTGCCCTGCGGCTGCTCCTCCGAGGACGGCTGCAAGTGCGCCGGCGAGGCCGAGGCCGCCTAG